In Maniola jurtina chromosome Z, ilManJurt1.1, whole genome shotgun sequence, the genomic window CAGGGGATGAGCGTATTCTCCTGCTTGTCGGCCGGCGAGCACGTGCCCCCCGCCGCGCACGCGCACACGCCGCGCAGCGCGCCGGAGGATGAGCGCCCATTCTTCTTGTCTTCGTAGCGATACTGCAGCACCTGCAAGAGTTGATAAAGATTATTTCATACCGGTCATCGCATTCGTTCACAAGAATGAGGAAGAAACCAGGAAGgttgaatgaataaatatatttttactgtacaccacaaaattaatacagaaaaaacacatacaaagcaaaacaaaaatattacaacataatataattaataaaaaaaaaaggtacaatTTAGCGGCCATaccgctacctagcgatctcttccaggtaaccaaaatggtgcaaaggacattGCTATTCACGTTATTTAAAGTGCGAACGGCTACCATAAGAACTATTACCCCATCTtggtcaaaaattaaaatctattttcgtGAAAATTAGAAAATAGGTACCTTGCATTTAGTTCCATCGGAGAGAGGAACTGATACATTGGGCAGGTCCCGCCAGTCCGAGCCGGGCGTCGTGGGTATTCGGGCGATGCGCGCCTGAATCAGCGGCGCCATGTTCTTGCAGATGTGGTCACGAAGGTTGGCGCTCTCGTCTCGGCTTCGCACCAAACGCTGGAAATGCGTCTCAGGCATCGAGCCGTACTCTATCACGATTTTATTAGCGCCGTTACATATTTCAGGCAAATCGCCCATAGCATCTTTGATCGTTACCGTCCGTCGCGGGGCAGATTCGTCCCATTTAATGTTGCTCGAGAACCGTTTGCCGTCGATAATGGTGGTGAGCGAGCAGGCGCGCCGGCTGAAGACGTGCGTCGGCTCGGGGTAAGCCGGCAGGCGCTGGCCCGGCGCCGCGGCCAGGATGATGAGGCGGCGCCGCGTCTGCGGCACGCCGTAGTGGCCGGCCTGCAGCACTCCGAACGTGCACTGGTAGCCCATGGCCAGCAACGCGCGCAACGTGAGCTTCAGCACCATGCCCTTCTTGAACGCGACGAAGTTCCGTACGTTTTCGAGGATGAAGTATTTGGGGCGGTAGTAATCGCAGAAGGACAAGTACGACGCCACCAGCGAATTCTTGAAGTTGGAGTATTCGCGTGAGTTAAAGCGGTTCATGCCGGAGAAGCCTTGGCAGGGCGGGCCGCCGCATAGCAGCTCCACCTCGCCACGGGCGGGCAGGCGCAGGCCGTCCGCGCTGTGCGTCAAGCCCGCCATCACGTTCTTCAGCAGCACATTGCAATCCTCCTTGAACACTGCGCAGTTTTTGTTGTTCAGGGAGTACGCATGAGCCGCGGCTTCCAGATTCTCGACGGCCCACTTGCACTCGGCAACGCCGGAGCGATGCAGGCCTTCCGATAGGCCACCGCAGCCGGCGAACACGTCCAGGGTCTTCAGAGGTCTCACGTTTATCTCCAGAGTATTAGCGACACTCGAGTCCGCCGGTTTGCTGGACTTGCCTTTTCCCTTCCCCTTATCTTTCCTCCTGTCTCCTCGACCGACGATCTTCGCGTGGTGCGGGACGTCACCGAACTCGCCCGAGGCCCGGTCGAAAGATTGTCTGAAATAGATTCTGCTGGGATCCATCTCCAGCCATTCATGTATGTAGTCCTGCTGGGGAATGTTCTCCACGTACACTAAATGGCACAGTCCTACGACGGCCGAAAATGGTATCTCTTTGATTTCTTCGCTCCAGTAGACTACATTGAGATCTTCGTTGTTTGGAAACTTGCTAGTGGTGTTCTCGGGCCGGTAGAGCACGTTGACGCGCAGGTAGATGTCCTGCGGCGCGACAAGCGGGCCAGCGCCGGCCGCGGCCACGGCGGCCACGTGCGCCACGCAGAAGGGCTCACCCGTGTCCGCATTGGAGCCGCGCATATTATTAACGCTCTTCCTGTAATACTCTGTATATACATTTTCATCGATGTTCTCTAACTTCATTTTCCCGTTACTTATGTTCTTactgacagtatttttaaatttgaaagTGCCCGGCTTAAGAAATACTCCGCAACCTTTCTTATAGTCATTATCTCTCCATTTGACAGTCGTCCATTCGGTTCTATTTGCTTCTTGAACTATGTCCGACTTATCTGTGATTTTGTCAATAACTTTAGGTATATCTTTCATTTCACGTCTCAATTTGCGCTCGCAAGAAGAGCAAAATTTATGCTTTCTTAGGACATTAGGGCATTCGGCGTCAATCGGTAGGTCCTCGAAACGTGCAGTAATTCtctcataatatttttgatagaaGTATGTTTTGCCATCATCTTCGAAAAGCTCTTCATCGACTTCTTTCCCTCCCAATTTAAACCAATCTTGCGGAGGATCTCGCCTTTCGACACAAGCTTTTCTTAAAATAGAAGAAAGCGGGGCGCCGTGGCAACATCGATCCCCCAAAAACACTTCTCTTGCGTTACCGACCTCTCCCAGTACAGTATCCGAAGCTCTAAAGAAAACTTCACCATGAAAGCACcggcttttattattattaatttcttccCACATATAAATGATTCTCGAAATCAGGGCAGGAATATTTGATTTCGAAGTTTCTAGCATTACAAAGTCTCCTAACGAAAACTCGGCACCATCAATTTCAACTCTTTCATAATATACTTTCGTAGTATCTACCTTGACCGGTTCCCCGATCCATTTAATCTTCTTGCTGCTCTTTCTGGTTTCTTTGACCGATACAGCGTCATCGATTTTATCGAGCTTTAGCTTTTCCGCCGTTTGGTAGTCATCGTCCTCTTCCGGCTCAGAGTCGTCGGCCTGCTGCACGGCCATGTTGGGGCAGCGGCGCCGCACGCAAGCCTGCTTGGAGCGGCCGTGCCCGCCGAACTTGCACATGGCGCGACAACCGTTGCACTCCCCGCAGTCCGGCACTTGGCAAGCCTCGCACACCCCGCATCTTTTTTTCCTTAAAGTAAGTTCATGGTCAGTCTTGTCTAATTGGTTAGAGAAGAAACTTTCGAATGTTTTCTGCACTAGAGGAGTAGTGGTCGCTTTGGTCCATGCCTTCTTATCGACCTTTTTGTAATCAATTTTAGCACGGAATTTCCGATTGCCAAATTTAATTcccattaatttaattagttcCCTCATGCAAGGTAATGTGATCAAAGGCTTCTCGTCTTCGTCTGCCTCTAAACCTACGACTTGGTCGCATATAAACTGAGCATGTTTGTGGAGCATTTCTTCTGACATTTTCTTATCATCTAGATCTGGAACCGTATGTCCTCTGATTATTTCCAATAGATCTTCATATGTCGGTTGAAGATAATGATACTCTTCTATATACTCTATTATGACTTTACTGAGCCATATTTTTTCATAAAGATTGTCCATGAGAGGTTTATATGCTGTACTAGGCTTAAGTAAATTGTATTCACCATATTCAGTACACAAGGTGATACAGTTATTAGCTCCACCGTCAAAGCCATGGATATACCTTTAAAATGGAAAGAATATTTGGTTTAGTACATATTCAAAAGTATTTAGTTTATATTTAGCATACAATAGTAAGAATTAACTAATAAGGATCTTTTACCATTCTACAATAGGCCCACAATCTTTTACTGGACAAGATTCCTCGTCAATATCCGCTGAGTCAGAGCAGATG contains:
- the LOC123880636 gene encoding DNA (cytosine-5)-methyltransferase PliMCI-like isoform X2; this translates as MDNLYEKIWLSKVIIEYIEEYHYLQPTYEDLLEIIRGHTVPDLDDKKMSEEMLHKHAQFICDQVVGLEADEDEKPLITLPCMRELIKLMGIKFGNRKFRAKIDYKKVDKKAWTKATTTPLVQKTFESFFSNQLDKTDHELTLRKKRCGVCEACQVPDCGECNGCRAMCKFGGHGRSKQACVRRRCPNMAVQQADDSEPEEDDDYQTAEKLKLDKIDDAVSVKETRKSSKKIKWIGEPVKVDTTKVYYERVEIDGAEFSLGDFVMLETSKSNIPALISRIIYMWEEINNNKSRCFHGEVFFRASDTVLGEVGNAREVFLGDRCCHGAPLSSILRKACVERRDPPQDWFKLGGKEVDEELFEDDGKTYFYQKYYERITARFEDLPIDAECPNVLRKHKFCSSCERKLRREMKDIPKVIDKITDKSDIVQEANRTEWTTVKWRDNDYKKGCGVFLKPGTFKFKNTVSKNISNGKMKLENIDENVYTEYYRKSVNNMRGSNADTGEPFCVAHVAAVAAAGAGPLVAPQDIYLRVNVLYRPENTTSKFPNNEDLNVVYWSEEIKEIPFSAVVGLCHLVYVENIPQQDYIHEWLEMDPSRIYFRQSFDRASGEFGDVPHHAKIVGRGDRRKDKGKGKGKSSKPADSSVANTLEINVRPLKTLDVFAGCGGLSEGLHRSGVAECKWAVENLEAAAHAYSLNNKNCAVFKEDCNVLLKNVMAGLTHSADGLRLPARGEVELLCGGPPCQGFSGMNRFNSREYSNFKNSLVASYLSFCDYYRPKYFILENVRNFVAFKKGMVLKLTLRALLAMGYQCTFGVLQAGHYGVPQTRRRLIILAAAPGQRLPAYPEPTHVFSRRACSLTTIIDGKRFSSNIKWDESAPRRTVTIKDAMGDLPEICNGANKIVIEYGSMPETHFQRLVRSRDESANLRDHICKNMAPLIQARIARIPTTPGSDWRDLPNVSVPLSDGTKCKVLQYRYEDKKNGRSSSGALRGVCACAAGGTCSPADKQENTLIPWCLPHTANRHNNWAGLYGRISWDGYFSTTVTDPEPMGKQGRVLHPAQNRVVSVRECARSQGFPDTYLFAGSVQDKHRQIGNAVPPLLGAALGREIKKVLNALK
- the LOC123880636 gene encoding DNA (cytosine-5)-methyltransferase PliMCI-like isoform X1, whose amino-acid sequence is MPASWEHDILHENGSSSHKSSRLSKKNTQMKITSMFPAKRSRSPVCSLEVNENKKIKLDIVELPKPTTDCLNNSISNENIPLDEKKCDDNNLITGNNEISNNNKSSEINKNKVLSDIHQNDEAMQNKLTKNGNADRPNIEQEANKNLPDLEKCTVCRQYVNNSDIIYYQGHPQDAVEEFIALTNEKLTLSSGQDGDVMERPQTYITGFSIFDEYGHLCPIDAGLVESDVRIYMSGYLKSICSDSADIDEESCPVKDCGPIVEWYIHGFDGGANNCITLCTEYGEYNLLKPSTAYKPLMDNLYEKIWLSKVIIEYIEEYHYLQPTYEDLLEIIRGHTVPDLDDKKMSEEMLHKHAQFICDQVVGLEADEDEKPLITLPCMRELIKLMGIKFGNRKFRAKIDYKKVDKKAWTKATTTPLVQKTFESFFSNQLDKTDHELTLRKKRCGVCEACQVPDCGECNGCRAMCKFGGHGRSKQACVRRRCPNMAVQQADDSEPEEDDDYQTAEKLKLDKIDDAVSVKETRKSSKKIKWIGEPVKVDTTKVYYERVEIDGAEFSLGDFVMLETSKSNIPALISRIIYMWEEINNNKSRCFHGEVFFRASDTVLGEVGNAREVFLGDRCCHGAPLSSILRKACVERRDPPQDWFKLGGKEVDEELFEDDGKTYFYQKYYERITARFEDLPIDAECPNVLRKHKFCSSCERKLRREMKDIPKVIDKITDKSDIVQEANRTEWTTVKWRDNDYKKGCGVFLKPGTFKFKNTVSKNISNGKMKLENIDENVYTEYYRKSVNNMRGSNADTGEPFCVAHVAAVAAAGAGPLVAPQDIYLRVNVLYRPENTTSKFPNNEDLNVVYWSEEIKEIPFSAVVGLCHLVYVENIPQQDYIHEWLEMDPSRIYFRQSFDRASGEFGDVPHHAKIVGRGDRRKDKGKGKGKSSKPADSSVANTLEINVRPLKTLDVFAGCGGLSEGLHRSGVAECKWAVENLEAAAHAYSLNNKNCAVFKEDCNVLLKNVMAGLTHSADGLRLPARGEVELLCGGPPCQGFSGMNRFNSREYSNFKNSLVASYLSFCDYYRPKYFILENVRNFVAFKKGMVLKLTLRALLAMGYQCTFGVLQAGHYGVPQTRRRLIILAAAPGQRLPAYPEPTHVFSRRACSLTTIIDGKRFSSNIKWDESAPRRTVTIKDAMGDLPEICNGANKIVIEYGSMPETHFQRLVRSRDESANLRDHICKNMAPLIQARIARIPTTPGSDWRDLPNVSVPLSDGTKCKVLQYRYEDKKNGRSSSGALRGVCACAAGGTCSPADKQENTLIPWCLPHTANRHNNWAGLYGRISWDGYFSTTVTDPEPMGKQGRVLHPAQNRVVSVRECARSQGFPDTYLFAGSVQDKHRQIGNAVPPLLGAALGREIKKVLNALK